In one Blastocatellia bacterium genomic region, the following are encoded:
- a CDS encoding CPBP family glutamic-type intramembrane protease, with protein sequence MESQITRFCSYCGSPVQMVTAGGSVCPMCRSPIGSSPPSWSGPEPASAGTPPPWSLGTALALLAFFMLTMITLPPFMIGIWAQTKGLSLTLENMEELMNNPQAALIGVIGVGVVHVLTMFMAWTVVTGWRRRFTEVIAWSWHPRFRFRQALLTVILVYGSSFLLQMFLPSGATEFEELIKTSAAVRLGVAFLAVATAPFVEELVYRGVLYPSLEARLGRVPAIVGISALFALVHFPQYAGSLLVLVSLTLLSLVLTAVRAYTGRLLPCFVIHFVYNLVGATLILLDGRLAS encoded by the coding sequence ATGGAATCACAGATCACACGTTTTTGTTCATATTGCGGGTCGCCTGTGCAGATGGTGACGGCTGGCGGCTCCGTCTGTCCGATGTGCCGCTCGCCGATTGGTTCATCGCCGCCATCGTGGTCTGGGCCTGAGCCTGCTTCGGCCGGCACGCCGCCGCCTTGGAGCTTAGGCACGGCACTCGCGCTGCTGGCGTTCTTCATGTTGACGATGATCACCCTCCCGCCGTTCATGATTGGCATCTGGGCGCAAACGAAAGGGCTTTCTCTCACGCTTGAGAACATGGAGGAGCTCATGAATAACCCGCAAGCGGCCTTGATCGGCGTCATCGGCGTTGGGGTTGTCCATGTATTGACAATGTTCATGGCATGGACGGTGGTGACCGGCTGGCGTCGTCGTTTCACCGAGGTGATTGCGTGGTCATGGCATCCGCGATTTCGGTTTCGTCAAGCCTTGCTCACAGTGATCCTGGTATATGGCTCGTCATTTCTTTTGCAGATGTTTTTGCCCAGTGGAGCGACGGAGTTTGAGGAATTGATTAAAACCTCGGCGGCGGTTCGCTTGGGGGTCGCTTTTCTGGCTGTGGCGACGGCCCCGTTCGTTGAAGAGCTGGTCTATCGCGGCGTGTTGTATCCGTCACTGGAAGCACGGTTGGGACGGGTTCCGGCGATCGTCGGTATCTCGGCGCTGTTTGCGCTGGTGCATTTTCCACAGTATGCAGGGAGCCTCCTGGTTTTGGTGTCATTGACGCTGCTGAGCCTGGTGTTGACAGCCGTTCGCGCATACACGGGCCGGCTTCTGCCGTGTTTTGTCATTCATTTTGTCTACAACCTGGTAGGCGCCACGCTGATTTTGCTGGATGGCCGTTTGGCCAGTTGA
- a CDS encoding carboxypeptidase regulatory-like domain-containing protein, producing the protein MRKNVPCCFTAFCALALLLGMSLAAPARAQEITGTIAGFVKDTTGAVVPGADVRVRNMATGLERQVSTSSEGEYTVTLLPVGMYEVLVEAPGFKKAAVRDIKLSVNDRLRVDVTLEVGQVTETIIVVGEVPAVQMETAEVGTVITGTLVKEMPLNGRSLYQLVALQPGVSAAGALISGRVGVGLDNLASVNINGARASQNNWLIDGADNVDTGSNLAVINYISVDSVAEFKILRGNYSAEFGRSAGGQINVVTKSGTNSFHGGAFEFWRNDIMDARNFFSTLDRDRDGKADPALLRYHNFGWNLGGPIKRDKLLFFFNQEVRRVRTVRGGGVVITRVPTERQRRGDFSEFPSVVIRDPLTGQPFPGNVIPADRIDANARALLSVFPLPNSDPAVLGGNRNFSAAAPSGRNYREELIRVDYNITDRHKVFGRFIHDSIPSTEPFGEIFGTNNAAFPGVADTKTNIPGRNLVAEWNWIASPTLVNNVAFNYSRGAIVSEITGRASRRAAGVNIPEIFPENPAGVLPGISFGSGGYGGFNFFGPYDNNYGSYRVKDTLSLVRGRHALKMGVLLSWEFKNENAASGTNGAFVFPGTSSATYTSTGDAFADFLLGRASSYSESDIDITSHLRYDMYEAFIQDDWKATPNLTLNLGLRWSFIRPPYDTKNVLTNFDPTLFNPARAYQIDSAGNRVPGTGDPLNGLVIAGRNSPFGRRVVDSHWDTFGPRFGFAWDPFGTGKTAIRGGYGIYFDRTLVGIALQNAFINPPFVTTAEFLAAGAAGTPTLANPSGGAQRNQEIIVRSLISMSPEFLVPTVQHWSFGIQRELWWGIAVDASYVGNHGTHLLRAVRINQTPPGTPSPPAAYARFRGWGTITERQTSASSRYDSFQLGLNKRFSHGLQFGIAYTLSKVITDSPDDRTTIAQDVRNLRLDRALASYDKTHIFVANFLYELPFFRQARRAVYNILGGWQVGGIARGESGTPLTITISPNRANSFFGAAQRPDLVGDPRGPRTVRQWFNTAAFALPALNTFGNAGRGIVRGPGLHLWDLSIYKRFRVTESVGMQFRAEFFNAFNHTNFSGVGTVLGTPTFGQVTSALSPREIQLGLRIDF; encoded by the coding sequence ATGAGGAAAAATGTACCGTGTTGTTTTACTGCATTCTGCGCGCTGGCACTGCTGCTGGGCATGAGTCTGGCAGCACCCGCTCGCGCGCAAGAGATCACCGGAACGATCGCCGGTTTCGTCAAGGATACAACCGGCGCGGTTGTTCCCGGTGCTGATGTCCGAGTTCGCAACATGGCCACCGGGTTGGAGCGGCAGGTCTCCACCAGCAGTGAGGGAGAATATACCGTGACGTTGCTGCCGGTTGGCATGTATGAGGTTCTGGTCGAAGCGCCCGGCTTCAAGAAAGCGGCTGTGCGGGACATCAAGCTGTCGGTCAATGACCGATTGCGGGTAGATGTGACGCTTGAAGTCGGTCAAGTCACAGAGACGATCATCGTCGTCGGCGAAGTCCCCGCCGTGCAAATGGAGACGGCGGAAGTCGGCACGGTGATCACGGGAACGCTCGTGAAAGAAATGCCTCTCAATGGCCGAAGCCTTTATCAACTGGTTGCGCTGCAACCAGGTGTGTCGGCTGCCGGCGCCCTCATCAGCGGTCGCGTCGGTGTCGGCCTGGATAATCTGGCCTCGGTCAACATCAACGGTGCGCGCGCGTCGCAAAATAACTGGCTCATTGATGGCGCGGACAATGTGGACACCGGCTCGAATCTGGCCGTCATCAATTATATCAGCGTGGACAGCGTCGCCGAGTTCAAGATCCTGCGGGGCAACTATAGCGCCGAGTTTGGTCGGAGCGCCGGCGGACAGATTAACGTGGTGACCAAGAGCGGAACCAATAGCTTTCACGGGGGAGCCTTCGAGTTCTGGCGCAATGACATCATGGATGCGCGGAATTTCTTCAGCACGTTGGATCGAGATCGAGACGGAAAGGCCGATCCGGCCCTGCTCCGGTATCACAATTTTGGCTGGAACCTCGGTGGTCCCATCAAACGCGACAAACTCCTCTTCTTTTTCAACCAGGAAGTGCGGCGGGTTCGCACCGTGCGTGGTGGAGGTGTCGTGATCACGCGAGTGCCGACTGAGCGTCAACGCCGCGGCGACTTCAGCGAATTTCCTTCGGTGGTGATTCGTGATCCGTTGACGGGTCAGCCCTTCCCTGGAAACGTCATCCCTGCAGATCGCATAGACGCGAACGCGCGAGCGCTTTTGTCGGTCTTTCCTTTGCCCAATTCCGATCCGGCAGTTCTGGGCGGGAATCGAAACTTCTCGGCAGCGGCTCCGAGCGGTCGGAATTATCGTGAAGAGCTGATCCGCGTGGACTATAACATAACGGATCGTCACAAAGTGTTCGGTCGCTTCATCCACGACAGCATCCCCTCGACCGAACCGTTCGGCGAGATCTTCGGCACCAACAATGCTGCTTTTCCTGGTGTAGCCGATACCAAGACCAACATTCCGGGACGAAACCTGGTAGCTGAGTGGAACTGGATTGCATCGCCTACGTTGGTTAACAATGTGGCCTTCAATTACTCGCGCGGCGCTATCGTCAGTGAGATCACCGGTCGCGCCTCGCGGAGAGCCGCGGGAGTGAATATCCCTGAGATCTTCCCGGAAAACCCTGCCGGCGTCTTACCGGGTATTTCCTTTGGCTCCGGCGGCTATGGTGGGTTCAACTTCTTCGGCCCCTACGACAACAACTACGGCTCCTATCGCGTCAAGGATACGCTCTCACTGGTTCGCGGCAGACATGCGCTCAAGATGGGCGTGTTGTTGTCATGGGAATTCAAGAATGAGAACGCCGCCAGCGGTACCAACGGCGCGTTTGTCTTTCCGGGGACGTCGTCGGCAACCTACACTTCAACCGGAGATGCCTTTGCTGACTTTCTGCTCGGTCGGGCGTCGTCCTATAGCGAATCAGACATTGACATCACTTCGCACCTTCGTTACGACATGTACGAAGCGTTCATTCAAGATGATTGGAAAGCCACGCCCAATCTGACGCTCAATCTCGGTTTGCGCTGGTCGTTCATTCGTCCGCCCTATGACACGAAGAATGTGCTGACGAATTTTGATCCAACTCTCTTCAATCCCGCCCGAGCATACCAGATTGACTCCGCGGGTAATCGCGTTCCTGGAACCGGCGATCCGCTCAACGGCCTGGTGATTGCGGGGCGGAATTCACCCTTCGGTCGTCGGGTGGTGGATTCGCACTGGGACACGTTCGGACCTCGATTTGGCTTTGCCTGGGATCCTTTTGGCACTGGCAAGACGGCGATTCGCGGGGGCTACGGCATCTACTTCGACCGCACGCTGGTGGGCATTGCCTTGCAGAACGCCTTTATCAATCCTCCGTTTGTGACGACGGCGGAATTTTTGGCGGCTGGAGCGGCTGGCACGCCGACGCTGGCGAATCCTTCTGGTGGAGCACAACGGAATCAGGAGATCATCGTTCGGAGCCTGATCTCCATGAGTCCGGAGTTTCTCGTGCCGACGGTGCAGCACTGGAGTTTCGGGATTCAGCGGGAACTCTGGTGGGGGATAGCCGTGGATGCATCCTACGTCGGCAATCACGGGACGCATCTGCTCAGGGCCGTGCGCATCAATCAAACGCCGCCGGGTACTCCGTCTCCTCCGGCAGCCTATGCGCGATTCCGCGGCTGGGGAACGATTACTGAACGGCAAACGTCGGCCAGTTCTCGATACGATTCGTTCCAGCTCGGCTTGAACAAGCGGTTCTCGCACGGTCTGCAGTTTGGCATCGCCTACACGCTCTCGAAAGTCATCACGGATTCTCCCGACGACCGCACGACCATTGCTCAGGATGTGCGGAATCTCCGACTGGATCGGGCGCTGGCGTCTTACGATAAGACGCATATTTTCGTGGCCAATTTCCTCTACGAGCTGCCGTTCTTCCGGCAAGCGCGACGCGCTGTCTACAACATCCTTGGCGGCTGGCAGGTTGGCGGGATCGCGCGAGGTGAATCGGGTACGCCGCTGACAATCACCATCTCGCCCAATCGCGCCAACTCGTTTTTTGGCGCGGCACAGCGGCCTGACCTGGTGGGCGATCCTCGAGGTCCGAGGACCGTGCGGCAGTGGTTCAATACGGCGGCCTTTGCGCTGCCGGCGCTCAACACCTTCGGCAACGCCGGGCGCGGCATTGTTCGCGGTCCGGGGCTTCATCTGTGGGACCTCTCGATCTACAAACGGTTCCGCGTGACCGAATCCGTCGGCATGCAGTTCCGGGCAGAGTTCTTCAACGCCTTCAACCACACCAATTTCTCTGGCGTGGGAACAGTGCTAGGGACGCCGACGTTTGGTCAGGTCACGTCGGCGCTCAGTCCGCGTGAAATCCAGCTCGGTCTGAGAATTGACTTCTGA
- the dprA gene encoding DNA-processing protein DprA, with translation MSDTNATLHEWITLSLVTGVGSRTASRLLETFGTPRAVLTASRAALAGVGVNEDLIQQLHSSEPRRLADEELKKLDRLKAEALTLDDPRYPALLKQIHDPPIVLYAMGDLDRALNQPSVAIVGTRQPSTYGANATRQLACELATRGLVIVSGFARGVDGAAHRAALEAGGQTIAVLGTGLDVEYPWENRSLREPICQHGAMVTEFTLGTPAVPHNFPFRNRLISGLSLGVLVVEAAPQSGSLITARMALEQNREVFAVPGNITSSKSFGPNYLIKQGAKLVQTWRDVVEELPYDVRKRILANETTADTDQPQQPALVLSPAEARVVGLLSTDEPVHMDTLLMSSELDSPELMRVLLDLEIKDVIKQLPGKNFIKKL, from the coding sequence ATGAGTGACACCAACGCGACATTGCATGAGTGGATCACGTTGAGCTTAGTCACCGGTGTCGGTTCGCGAACGGCGTCGCGTTTGCTGGAAACTTTTGGAACACCTCGCGCCGTATTGACAGCCTCTCGGGCCGCCTTAGCCGGCGTCGGAGTGAACGAGGACCTGATCCAACAACTGCACTCAAGCGAACCACGTCGGCTGGCCGATGAGGAATTGAAAAAGCTGGACAGGCTCAAAGCCGAGGCGCTCACGTTGGATGATCCACGTTATCCGGCCTTGCTCAAGCAGATTCATGATCCGCCGATTGTGCTTTACGCTATGGGCGATCTCGATCGCGCATTGAATCAGCCATCGGTGGCTATTGTGGGCACACGCCAGCCTTCCACGTATGGCGCGAACGCAACCCGACAACTGGCCTGTGAATTGGCCACGCGCGGGCTTGTCATCGTCTCTGGTTTTGCCCGAGGGGTTGACGGCGCAGCGCATCGAGCAGCACTGGAAGCCGGCGGACAAACCATCGCCGTGTTAGGTACCGGGCTGGATGTGGAATACCCGTGGGAAAATCGCTCATTGCGAGAGCCGATTTGCCAGCATGGCGCCATGGTCACCGAATTCACACTGGGCACGCCGGCCGTGCCGCACAATTTTCCGTTCCGCAATCGTCTGATCAGCGGATTGAGCTTAGGTGTGCTTGTCGTCGAGGCCGCGCCGCAAAGCGGCTCGTTGATTACGGCTCGAATGGCGCTGGAACAAAATCGCGAGGTGTTTGCTGTGCCCGGCAATATCACGTCGAGCAAGAGCTTCGGCCCAAACTATTTGATCAAACAAGGCGCCAAACTTGTCCAGACATGGCGCGATGTGGTCGAAGAACTCCCCTACGATGTGCGTAAACGGATTTTGGCCAATGAAACGACAGCGGATACCGATCAACCTCAACAGCCAGCCTTGGTACTCAGTCCAGCAGAGGCCAGAGTGGTTGGCCTATTGTCAACTGACGAGCCGGTTCACATGGATACGTTACTGATGAGCAGCGAACTGGATTCGCCGGAGTTGATGCGTGTGCTGCTTGATCTGGAAATCAAGGATGTCATCAAGCAGCTTCCCGGAAAAAACTTTATCAAAAAGTTGTGA
- the topA gene encoding type I DNA topoisomerase: MAKNLVVVESPAKAKTINKYLGRDYRVMASIGHIKDLPANEFGVDIANNFQPTYEIIPDSRKRNNSKTIKHLKEAAEQAEAIYLAADPDREGEAICQHLKEVLVGPNDPKPVYRVQFNEITQSAVRRAFEHPGQINQHRVDAQQARRVLDRLVGYQVSPLLWKKVRRGLSAGRVQSVALRLVVEREREIQAFVPTEYWTLEANLSAALPPPFVARLVGGRAEDGNTWSLKTSEFDKPLKANEVHVKTEEEMKHIVSAVQHAEFKVVSVETKEKKRNPVPPFITSKLQQEASRKLRFPVAKTMKLAQKLYEGVDIGEEGTVGLITYMRTDSTRISETALDEVRAFVRQQYGDQYVPDKPMVYRSKEGAQEAHEAIRPTSVARTPERLKPYLSKDELALYQLIWQRFVASQMKPAVFDQTIIEIEAGDYLFRATGSVLKFAGFLAVYEEGKDEQPKDEEEASVVLPKVAAGDVLTLNELKPEQHMTTPPPRYTEATLVKALEENGVGRPSTYAQILTVIQDREYVQKVKNQFKPTDLGMVVNDLLVESFDDLFNVQYTARMEEELDEVEEGRRQWVTAIREFYEKFEKDLRQAEQKMNNMKKGVASEETCHQCGSPMLLKIGRYGYYLACTNQTCGATRKSAEAQQDGESAESPYEAVTCENCGRPMTLKKGRWGQFLACTGYPECKTTRRIKKDGQLAAADKVLDEKCPECGSPLMLKHGPYGEYIACSRRPACSYIKQDKLGIACPRTNCKGELVRRKSRRGKIFYGCSNYPACDVTLWDKPIKQACPQCGAAFLLEKVTRKQETIHYCYNTDCNYRVSITAGEGVRRDQAVQQEVLGLTGTTN; the protein is encoded by the coding sequence ATGGCTAAGAATTTGGTTGTTGTTGAATCACCGGCCAAGGCCAAGACGATTAACAAATACCTGGGTCGAGACTATCGTGTGATGGCTTCTATCGGCCACATCAAAGATTTGCCGGCGAACGAATTTGGGGTAGACATTGCGAATAACTTCCAGCCCACTTACGAGATCATCCCCGATAGTCGCAAGCGGAACAATAGCAAGACAATTAAGCATCTGAAAGAAGCGGCTGAGCAGGCTGAGGCTATCTATCTGGCCGCTGACCCAGACCGTGAAGGCGAAGCCATTTGTCAGCACCTGAAAGAGGTCTTGGTAGGCCCCAATGATCCCAAGCCGGTGTATCGTGTGCAGTTTAATGAGATCACTCAAAGCGCCGTGCGTCGCGCGTTCGAGCACCCTGGCCAGATCAATCAGCATCGCGTGGACGCACAACAGGCTCGCCGCGTGTTGGATCGGTTGGTTGGTTATCAGGTCAGTCCGCTGTTATGGAAGAAAGTGCGTCGCGGCTTGTCAGCCGGACGTGTGCAATCGGTCGCGTTGCGCTTGGTTGTCGAGCGCGAGCGCGAGATTCAAGCGTTTGTTCCGACAGAGTATTGGACGCTAGAGGCCAACCTGAGCGCTGCATTGCCGCCGCCGTTTGTTGCCCGATTGGTTGGCGGTCGCGCTGAGGATGGCAACACGTGGTCACTAAAAACCAGTGAGTTTGACAAGCCGCTCAAAGCCAACGAGGTTCATGTCAAGACCGAAGAGGAAATGAAGCACATTGTCTCAGCCGTCCAGCACGCTGAGTTCAAAGTGGTGTCGGTCGAGACAAAAGAGAAAAAACGCAACCCTGTGCCCCCATTCATCACCAGTAAGCTCCAACAGGAAGCCTCGCGAAAGTTGCGATTTCCTGTCGCCAAGACGATGAAGCTGGCGCAAAAGCTCTACGAAGGAGTTGACATTGGCGAGGAAGGAACCGTTGGGTTGATCACCTACATGCGCACGGATTCAACGCGCATTTCAGAAACAGCATTGGATGAAGTGCGCGCATTTGTGCGGCAGCAGTATGGCGACCAGTATGTGCCGGACAAGCCGATGGTGTATCGCTCCAAAGAAGGCGCGCAAGAAGCGCACGAGGCGATCCGACCAACGTCGGTAGCGCGAACACCCGAACGACTCAAACCTTATTTGAGCAAGGATGAGCTCGCCCTGTATCAATTGATCTGGCAACGCTTCGTGGCCTCACAGATGAAGCCTGCTGTGTTTGATCAAACCATTATTGAGATTGAAGCTGGCGACTACTTGTTCCGCGCCACCGGTTCTGTGTTGAAGTTCGCTGGCTTCTTGGCCGTCTACGAAGAGGGGAAGGACGAGCAGCCAAAAGATGAGGAAGAAGCGTCCGTCGTGTTGCCGAAAGTCGCAGCAGGCGACGTGCTGACGCTCAACGAGCTGAAGCCGGAACAACACATGACCACGCCGCCGCCGCGCTATACAGAGGCGACGTTGGTCAAGGCGCTGGAAGAAAACGGTGTTGGTCGTCCCTCGACGTATGCGCAAATCTTGACGGTCATTCAGGACCGTGAGTACGTCCAAAAGGTGAAGAACCAATTCAAGCCGACAGACCTTGGCATGGTTGTCAATGATCTGTTGGTCGAAAGCTTCGATGATTTGTTCAACGTGCAATACACGGCCCGCATGGAAGAAGAACTGGACGAAGTCGAAGAAGGGCGTCGGCAGTGGGTCACAGCGATTCGTGAGTTTTACGAGAAGTTTGAAAAAGACCTGAGGCAAGCCGAACAAAAAATGAACAACATGAAAAAGGGCGTCGCCTCTGAGGAAACCTGTCATCAGTGTGGCTCGCCGATGCTACTGAAGATTGGCCGCTACGGGTACTATCTGGCGTGCACCAATCAAACGTGCGGCGCGACCCGCAAGTCTGCTGAGGCGCAACAGGACGGGGAGTCGGCCGAGAGCCCCTACGAAGCTGTCACCTGCGAGAACTGCGGTCGCCCGATGACGTTGAAAAAGGGGCGCTGGGGTCAATTCCTCGCTTGCACCGGTTACCCTGAGTGCAAAACAACGCGTCGTATCAAGAAAGACGGCCAACTGGCCGCCGCCGACAAGGTCTTGGACGAGAAGTGTCCCGAATGTGGGAGCCCACTGATGCTCAAGCATGGGCCATACGGCGAGTATATCGCCTGTAGTCGCCGTCCCGCCTGTTCCTACATCAAACAGGATAAGCTCGGCATTGCGTGCCCACGGACGAATTGTAAGGGCGAACTGGTTCGGCGAAAGTCGCGCCGAGGCAAAATCTTTTACGGGTGCAGCAACTATCCCGCCTGCGACGTAACTTTGTGGGACAAGCCGATCAAGCAGGCATGTCCTCAGTGTGGCGCTGCGTTCTTGCTGGAGAAAGTAACTAGGAAACAGGAAACGATTCATTACTGCTACAACACAGACTGCAACTATCGGGTGAGCATCACCGCAGGTGAAGGCGTGCGTCGAGATCAAGCAGTGCAACAAGAGGTGCTAGGTCTGACCGGAACGACCAACTGA
- a CDS encoding bifunctional methylenetetrahydrofolate dehydrogenase/methenyltetrahydrofolate cyclohydrolase, with protein sequence YTLIGDVDPRSVAPVAGYLTPVPGGVGPLTIARLMKNTVQAAKQRRGM encoded by the coding sequence TATACGCTTATCGGTGATGTTGACCCCCGTTCTGTTGCGCCGGTAGCCGGCTACTTGACGCCAGTGCCTGGCGGCGTAGGCCCGCTGACGATTGCGCGGCTGATGAAAAACACGGTGCAAGCAGCAAAACAACGACGTGGAATGTGA
- a CDS encoding BON domain-containing protein has protein sequence MRMFTTRLRLFVLAVTLCLLGGMIAIQGAGAASQTKANRAASQAQPATSNAQATPARPLDQLVDTSAMAYLEVRDIKSQIESLQLLEFFKRFGPLLDDDYQKGLEKAKLLETAWSMLAPLVEGADMAIGVWSPPPVKAAPASKKGAAPARKKRAGSAPTRSAANNKDPLVAVLIKFTSPDNLLLALEKQSELEQAFARLSGKKENELGITFASLHDTLVAGDREVVNRIVTARGPVKSLAGELDYVAARARLADSPVFLYVNLGRATELVDDVAKKANVGAVADVLDMSRLVDLKQSPKIAAGLQFHQTQTIIKALALDRQTASTTRGLWNLFKSGQNGLRAAQWLPPSTDFAVTLMPDWQTLYDLIVPIVNTMAGAKEGSGSLIPMVELMLGYRIRDQILPALGGITISLDSLDFLLEATIQQKSPLPTNLNVLLELRNREVIEGVIKNLTRIMSAEQSTTSTSLREGDVDIQKLGDGGYSIIGNFLAFNPNLDGLRQLIRERKSGRSLAADTDFLRAMQGMPQDLAVWAYVSSAALNDLFEALRKEAIAEEPRLAHALSPFRASSEPVVIGSWRENSDLVSEARLPTGILPLIVASGIASDKARERDRAIDEKVRRVLDELALQSVQTSVKRGVVTLYGTVKTEQEKALAQQRVQKIDGVKSVVNEIVVEPEQ, from the coding sequence ATGAGAATGTTCACGACGCGCCTTCGGCTTTTCGTCCTGGCTGTGACCCTTTGCCTGCTGGGCGGGATGATTGCCATTCAAGGTGCTGGAGCAGCCAGCCAAACCAAAGCCAACCGCGCTGCCTCTCAAGCTCAGCCGGCGACGAGTAACGCGCAAGCAACGCCTGCGCGGCCGCTCGATCAATTGGTTGACACGAGTGCGATGGCTTATTTGGAAGTCCGAGACATCAAATCGCAGATTGAGTCATTGCAACTGCTCGAGTTTTTCAAAAGGTTTGGTCCGTTGTTAGACGACGACTACCAGAAGGGGTTAGAAAAGGCGAAACTGCTAGAGACGGCTTGGTCCATGCTTGCTCCATTAGTTGAAGGGGCTGATATGGCCATTGGCGTCTGGTCTCCTCCGCCGGTCAAGGCAGCACCAGCCTCAAAGAAAGGCGCTGCGCCGGCCAGGAAAAAACGCGCTGGCAGTGCTCCCACCCGCTCCGCCGCGAACAACAAAGACCCGTTGGTGGCAGTTCTGATCAAGTTTACTTCTCCGGACAATTTGCTGCTGGCGCTGGAGAAGCAGTCTGAACTGGAACAAGCCTTCGCCCGGTTATCTGGAAAAAAGGAGAATGAGCTTGGGATCACGTTTGCCAGCTTACATGACACGTTGGTTGCTGGTGATCGAGAGGTGGTCAATCGAATCGTGACAGCGCGCGGGCCGGTCAAGAGTTTGGCCGGTGAGCTTGATTACGTGGCGGCGCGTGCGCGGCTGGCTGATTCGCCAGTCTTTTTGTATGTGAATCTGGGCCGTGCAACTGAGCTGGTTGACGATGTCGCAAAGAAAGCTAACGTGGGAGCTGTGGCCGACGTACTGGACATGTCGCGCCTGGTTGATCTGAAGCAATCTCCTAAGATAGCTGCCGGCCTCCAGTTCCATCAAACCCAGACCATCATCAAAGCGCTTGCCCTCGACCGGCAAACCGCGAGCACAACACGCGGACTGTGGAATTTATTCAAGAGTGGCCAAAATGGGTTGCGAGCTGCTCAGTGGTTGCCCCCCAGCACCGATTTCGCCGTCACGCTGATGCCTGATTGGCAGACGCTCTACGATCTCATCGTGCCGATTGTGAACACCATGGCAGGGGCTAAGGAAGGCAGCGGCTCGCTCATTCCCATGGTTGAACTCATGCTCGGCTATCGCATCCGCGATCAGATCCTGCCGGCGCTGGGAGGCATCACCATCAGCCTGGATTCGCTTGATTTTCTCCTCGAAGCGACAATCCAGCAAAAATCACCTCTTCCAACAAACCTGAATGTTCTGCTGGAGCTACGCAACCGTGAGGTGATCGAAGGCGTGATCAAGAATCTAACGAGGATAATGAGCGCCGAGCAATCCACCACCTCAACCTCCCTTCGAGAAGGTGACGTGGATATCCAGAAACTTGGCGATGGTGGCTATTCCATTATTGGTAATTTCCTCGCGTTTAATCCTAACTTAGACGGGTTACGACAGTTGATTCGCGAGCGTAAGTCAGGCCGTTCGCTGGCTGCTGACACCGATTTCCTGCGTGCCATGCAAGGCATGCCTCAGGACCTGGCCGTCTGGGCGTATGTGTCGTCTGCTGCGCTCAACGATTTGTTTGAAGCGCTCCGCAAAGAGGCGATTGCAGAGGAGCCTCGACTGGCGCACGCGCTGTCGCCATTTCGCGCCTCATCTGAGCCTGTGGTCATCGGCTCATGGCGCGAGAATAGCGATTTGGTCTCCGAAGCGCGCTTGCCGACGGGCATTCTCCCGCTGATAGTGGCCAGCGGCATCGCCTCCGACAAAGCTAGAGAGCGTGACCGTGCGATTGATGAGAAAGTCCGCAGAGTGCTCGATGAACTAGCCCTGCAGTCAGTACAAACCTCAGTCAAACGCGGTGTGGTCACTCTCTACGGAACGGTCAAAACCGAGCAGGAGAAAGCGCTGGCTCAGCAAAGGGTGCAGAAGATTGATGGCGTCAAATCAGTCGTTAATGAGATTGTCGTCGAACCGGAACAGTGA